ataatccagtctggaggtgaccgtcgcgtggatcacagtggctaggtcagggtgagagaggtaaggagccaactgcttagcttggcggagatgaaaaaatgccgcctttgttatagctgcaatctgcgctgCTCTCTTCACCCCATTTGTAATAGCAGGACTCTCCCTTTTGAAAGCCTCCCAAGCCACTGATCTGGAAACCCAAGAGTACCCAAGTTTGGCTAGCCTCTAGTTTTTGCCGTCCACGTACTTTTAAGGAATCCACCAGGTCCTGGACCAGGAAAAGCCGCCTGAGTTCTTTGACTGTGCTGTTCACGTACGACTGGAGGCAATCTGTGTATTTCTGAATCTGTTCCTGGGAGAGCGACATTTCCATTTCCAAGTAGCTTCTGTCGAAAAAACGTAACTCAGATCATGAAAACACCAGTGTTAATGCCAAGTCCCCCCACTgggctcttctccccctcccgctTCCTTGCATATCTTTGGACTGCAGACAGAAACATGCAGACTATACGGGGCACGTGCAGACCATAATATGGCTTTCTCCTAGGGGTGGAGAATTCTGTCCATTTCAATTTATTTCAGTTTCTaacttttccaatcttcagttcacCACATTCCCACCTAATTAATTTTCCAACATCTTATTGGGGTTTTCTCCTAAGGTacacaattttgcctaacatgcatgttttaaaaagttattgtttatttcattaaatttatacaccgcttgatgggatttttttaaaaaaaaaccttcaaagcggtttacaaaaagattaaacaataaaataaagaaaaaattacTACCCTGCTTCAAAACATAACATTAACATACTAAATACGTTTGTGCAAGCAGTTTTTCCTAATGGTGAAAATAACAGAAAATGCATTCTAATATATATACATTTGTACAcagactttcccctaatatatgatTTTTTCACATACATTTCTGGTtggggaaatgcactgcaaaatttggataatgATTTATGAAGGATaacttgtgttttggtttgcaaactgttttgaGAACTGCAAATCTGCCACAACCTGAAGTTGCCCCCATGCCCCATCTCCCACTGGACCCAATTCACCGCCTCACTGTTCCTCCAGACCAAAAACCTATTGTCTTGCGTTCTCCAACCGCCAGAACCTACccacagcaggtggcgctgtggtctaaaccactgagcctcttgggtttgccgatcggaatgtcagcagttcgaatctgcgcaacggggtgagctcccattgctctgtcccagcttctgccaacctagcggttcgaaagcacaccagtgcaagtagatagttactgttgcagcaggaaggcaaacactgtttccgtgcattctggcactcatcacggtgtcctgttgcagcagaagcggtttagtcctgctggccacatgacctggaaagctgtctgtggacaaacgccggctccctcggcctgaaagtgagatgagcgctgcaaccccatagttgcctttgactggactccaCCGTCCAGGAGTCTTTTACCTTACTTTTATCTTTACCCACAGCCTTTCTATAAACTCTAATGATGCATTTCCTGATCCTTTCATGTCTCTCAGATCCCTGATACACTACCTCATTTGAACACCACCCCTCAGCCCTTCCCTATCTGGAGAATCCTGACCAGCCACTGTTGCTTCCTCGACAGAAGCACCTTGCCCACTTGCCTCCTCAAGAGTTGGCCTTGAGGAACAGGAAGAGGACattaaggggaggggaaaggtgcAGGTAAGAAGGTGGAAATTGGGTCCATGGGGAGTAACAGCCTTGATAATCTGTCCAGTTCTTGCATTGCTTGGTTGTCTGCAAACTTGTGCAGGAGCTACTATGCATTTAGCAGCTTTTCTGCCCTGCTTTTCTGTTAGCGTGCTCAAAGCACAACATATACACCAAGAACCACATGCTCATGAAATGACACAAGGCAAGCAGCCCCACAGATCCAGGAGGCAGGCCTCAGGTGTTCCTTCCCACCAGGCAGGTGGTGTCCAGACACCTGGTTTTAGCAAGCAGGGAGTGGGGAAGTcgcagtggcaatttgttgttgttgttgttgttgtgaatctgaatacgtgcagctactcacacagaatcaattaaggtttggcagccagccagaaggcaatcagaaggagtaagtctgcctggtgataacagaggcatggagacagctccctaattggtcaagctctctcaagggagtgataattaatggcctactaactggaatgtgttaatTCATgagttcagaggttcagagttctgtgtgtcagtgtaggagttgtgagtcatgtgagagagagctagcaaaagatacgtgttctgttcctgtaaatagtccactgaatataataaacacctaactacaagttcctggttcctgcttcgtctatcctgtctgcagccaagtcgccaattgcttctgtggattctgcgtgtactctgctaggtctggctaaggtcctgcaactagtcagaaagttgcgaaacaccaaataggttttgccaatagttTTGCTGGCAAAATTAAGTGCCCTGGGTAATAATTGCAGAGCACTCACTTGAATGGGTGGCCTTCATCGGTTTTCTGCACAGCCTGTAGGACTGACTTGTAGATTCTGAAGCTGATGGTGGCGGAGAGAGCCGCTAGGGCCAGGTAGGCAATCACGCTGACGACACTGAACTGGGTCAGGGAGAAGAGCAACAGCAGGACACTCCCAAACATGATGCCTGTCTGCTTGATGTCACGCCAGTATAACAGGTCAATAGCTGGGAAGAGAAAGAGCAGGGCAGAGAGGGAAGGCAAATCGTTAAAACCAGACTCTGGAATGGTGACAACATAGCCTGCCACTGCAAATATAAGAGTAATGAGCTCTTTGGCAAAGTTGCAACTGGAGTAAATAATTACAGTTGTGTAAACAGAGCCGAACAGCCCAGCCTAGCAAAGCCAGGCTGGCTAAGTCCATTGAAATTCATTCAGTGAAGTTTACTGGTTGCCAAAATGCCTTTAACCCaagggtcggcaaggtttacctcgcctgggccagttcactccagcggagatcccttcATGGGCTGGACTGAGTGATCGCGCctgcgatttccggcatctgtgtctgcgcagacacgGTTTTCACCATCTGCGcatgtacagacatgatttccagcgccacagaagcaagtccccacgctgtgctgtgccagtttagcgcagtgcgcagggactcgccaagtgagtggctcagttcaggggaggctcgtgggctggttaaaagacccctgtgggccgcttgtggcccatgggccttaggttgcctgcccctgcttTAACCCTTTGCCTTTAAGGGCTTAAGGTGCACTTGTTTTGCCGGGGTTAGGTGGTTAGTCTGATGAATTGGAGTGTTTCCAGCCACACTTGCTCTGGACAAGTGTCTCCATAGACAGGTATCACACACACTTACACTCGTTCTGCTCATGCGCAACTGCATATAAGTGCCATGCCAGGAAACAAATAAACAGAATCATCATCAAGGGAACTGGTAAGTCCAAAGAGGACGTCAGTGAGAGCAGAGGAGGCCCTGAAGAGACCAgagg
The nucleotide sequence above comes from Podarcis raffonei isolate rPodRaf1 chromosome 1, rPodRaf1.pri, whole genome shotgun sequence. Encoded proteins:
- the RTN1 gene encoding reticulon-1 isoform X5; the protein is MQASADSTKMECLWSNWKGQAIDLLYWRDIKQTGIMFGSVLLLLFSLTQFSVVSVIAYLALAALSATISFRIYKSVLQAVQKTDEGHPFKSYLEMEMSLSQEQIQKYTDCLQSYVNSTVKELRRLFLVQDLVDSLKFAVLMWLLTYVGALFNGLTLLIMAVVSMFTLPVVYDKYQAQIDQYLGLVRTHINTIVAKIQAKIPGAKRKAE